The nucleotide sequence TATTTGCAGATATGTACTTCGTGTGGAGTATCGTCTTATTATTAACTTAAAACATGTTTTGGAACCTCTCCTAGAGTATTAAAACAGAAGATTGTAAGCAATGTGACAAGCAACATTTTCTGTCAATATTGCTTAAAATTAGGCTATAATATAGATCTACTTTCAGAAAACTATTTGAAGagtttgttaaaaatcatttggaaaaTTGCTGCATTATAGACTGCTTCTTACTGAATATCATGCACTGACTGTTTATATGAAATGCAATTGTACCCTAGTTACTTGGAGATGGCATTATTGCCTTGCTGGCGTTTTCTGCTCGACCAGCCTACAGACAGTCTCCAACGCTTGGTAATGATGACAAGAGGATTAGGAGATCCAGTGGCATCTGCATACTGCCGTCTATATATGGCTCACTGTGCTCAGAAGCTGCCATCACATGACATAGGTATTTTAGTTTATATTGTATGTCAATTCTTAGGATGTATAAAATATGTGAACCAGCTGGACCCTTTTAAAATATGTGGAAATAAGATCTGTGAATCCAGAGATTTTTTGTCTGGTCTTGCTCTTGCATATATAATTGAGTGTCAAAATGTGTTAGTCCGGCAAACTGCAATCCAAGACCTCATATGACATGTTATATATTCTCTTTGTTGTCAATACACAAATGCgttggttttgaaaattttgtatttCATCCCTAAATTACCAATTTTTATAGGCCATCGAGAATGTGATCCAGCTGCTGGTAGAtacattattttataaatatttcattcaGATTAAGCAGAATCAACAAATCTGGATTATTGCTCTATACTCTTTTCTGTGGAAATTTGTGTTCTTGTTTGTATCCTGTGCTTGGTTGCCTATGTATGCTTAAGGGCCTCTTTGATTTCTATTTCCATTCTCTGTTTTGATTTCCCATTTTCACATTTACATTAGAAAATGTAACCTTGTTTCACTTTATTTGATGTTTTCACAGTTTGTATAGGAAACAACGAAAACAAGGTTCagttattttcattgttttatatACAAATCCTTATAACCAAGAAACACAGTGAAAAAAAGTGgcatttttttgattaaaagtgaaaACACTAAATGAATATAACGAAACAAGCCCTGATTTTCTCTCTTATTCCTTTTTCTCAATGGCATGCAAAGGTCATTGACTCTACTCATTCTGTATTTCTGTACTTTAATGTATCTGTTTGCTGTATACTTCCTCGTTCATTTTCATAAAACTAATTTCATGAATTGTGCAACTGGAACAGGCTATCTTGTTACATGTGTTAATGATCTCAGAGTTATTTTGACACAAGCCTTAGCTGCCAATGAAAGTACTCTTGgacatttcaaaaataataaaaaattgcaaatcagTCTGATGGAACCAACCATTGAGTATATTATGAAGTGTATATTTAGTGGGTTATCTCAGGTATgtgatgatgtttatattaATTTGTTGACTGGTTTTGGACAATATTATGTCTTCCTAGTCCCATACATATTGTTTTAAGACCCCATACATCTTTGTTATACGAAGCAAAAAACTGAAATTTCATTGGTCGGTATTGTTGACCATTTTGAATTTTGCTCCAGCGATTCAAGAGAGAATGCTGGTTGAAACCTCATGAAATATGCACATAGCTACATGTTTAGGGTTCTTGTCATTATTATATAGAATGGAAAATCAAGTCCTATGTGTCAATCTTCAACAAGAATTCTTGCCTATCTTTTCAGTAACCGAAcaaaatgtttgaaaaaaaaaatagcttgcTAAATTTTACCCTGCTTTCTCCCGTCTTTATCCTGTGTTATGCTGATCTAAGTATATGTACTATGCTCAAGAGACGAGTCAATGAAGTTCTATCCGAGCTTGGATTGTTGAAGAATCAAAAGAATTTTGAGACTGTTCCATGTGTTTCGGTCGTTCTTCATCATTTACTGAAAGAACTCCCTATTGAAGTAGTCAGTTCGAATGTTGTGAATATCCTTCATCTCATTGAATTTAACAAGGATACTTCCTTTCATCAGGTTTGCATTTGCAATTTTTATCATGCTTTAAATACTTATAGTACACATTGTGAAGTTATTTACCATATTCCAGCTACCTACTTTGTATCTGTTTCTCCAATATGCACTTTTAATGTTCTTTTTGGTAATACAGCACCTGAATTACAGATTGCTTGGGTTCAGGCTATATGAAGGGAAATGCCCGGTTAACATTGTCAATGCTGTGTTAGATAAAGTTATGCAGGTGCATATATATTTCTGGTCCATTTCGAGTTGCATTACTTTCTTCACAATTGGATGCATTCTTAGTAGATTTCTATCTCATTATTTATCTACACCTTTGGGGCTATGGTgcattttctttgttgtttccTCTAGTGGTGGGAAAGGATGGTGTCAGGGGCAcatattctatttattttttgttagaatGTAAGGAAAAGGTTTCATTAATAGAGGAAGGCAAAAGACTGGGTGATCTTAGTGGGCACCGAGTCTTCAACTTCTTTGATTAATTTATTCTCTTCaatcaattttattgttttaggaaaagaaaaaaaatagaaagaggaAGTATATATCAATGACAGGAAATCCCTTTATACTGGCATtggcaaaataaaaacatgtatgataatagaaatagaaagagagaaaaataactcaagtaaaattatctcaaaaataagaatgaaaaatatgttatttagtccTTTTGTATGTCCAATGAAGATAGCTGTTCGAAATAAACCAGTTACTTTTCCTGAAAAATAACTaatgaaatgaaaagtaaaatgcATGCATAAACTGTTGGTTGAGCAATACTAAGTTGTGTTTATGCATGTATGGGCTGTAGGTTGAGCCATATGAAgttgtctctaatttttctctctctctattctctgtTTGTGTACCTCATTACTACATATAGAGTAGTTAAAGGCTATTTTGCATGCTAGTAATCAACATCCCTTTCCCAACTGTTGTAAATTGGTGAATTTGGTTAGATGTTCTATATAGACCCAGACTACTAAGGGAAGTTTGATCAGTTAAGGAAGTTTTGACCCATAAAATTGTGTCATAATTGGGGGTTGATTCTATTTCTAGAGATGACTGCAGAGCAATCATATACTCTGTCGGCTAGTTTACTAttactaattaaattttgaCCTGTTTCTAATATTTACTCAACTcctgattttaatttttaatataccAGAAATCCCTCTTATTCGATATCATGAGGGGATGTATGTGTAAGATCACCCAAACTCAGGGCAGAACTAAGTTGTTTACTTTCCATAATAAAGAATTTGTTCAGATTTGAGCATATGGTGATAATTTCgatttttgtaattatttgttatttttagtgATTTTATTCTGGGCTTCATTTCTAAGCATGTTTTTGACAGACTATCATTTTACCTCCAGGTATTTGATATATTCTCTAATTTGGCTGCAATTTCAGATTATTGTCCCGTACGAGAGTCTTGATGAGTACCTGAGTGTCGTAGATGCTTATGTTGATCTTATACTTCAAAATCACATGGTATGTTTGGTTGAGTGTGTACAATCAGAGCTGTTGCTTGTATATTGTGTGAATAAAAGGGTTCTTATGCcatttttatcttctttgttGAGTGCACTACTCTCTTGTCCATATCACAGGGTTAAGATTATTGAGGCTGCTATGCATTTGTAGTAAttacctttttttatttatgtggcTGTTAAATAGTCAATATGGCAAAGCTACCTATGAGTTGAAATGATAACGAAGCTAAGGAAAGAACCCAAAAAAGTAACAAGATATAGAACTAAAAATTCAGCACTCTATTATATAagacaaataacaaaaatccataaaatattGAGATTTATCTGCTCCTTGATGGATTAATTATTATCCAGTTTAGGTCCAAATCAAGCTACCTGCCACTCTCAAATAACTTATGGGAATAACGTCCAAAACATTCTTTTGTAATCTTTCCTCTAAATACTCTCATCTATGCCAGAATAATCATTTGGACATCATTTTGAGAGGCATTTCAGAGCGTGCTTCGAATGGAGGAATTACAGTAGATGAAATGTCAAGCTTGCAATCTCTCTTGATGAAGCTTCTGTCTCATTTTGAGTGTCTGGAAGATGTGTTTTGTCTGGTACATTCCTATAATATACTTTTGCACACTATCATCTTTCTGTCACTTTTGTTATTCATAAACTTCAAAACATAGCTGAAATGCTATTGGTGATTTACTGTCGTCGTTACCATTTTGTAGAATCATTTTCCTGAAATCTTAGATGTAATGCATGGGAAATCACAAGATGTTGTCTTTTTGTACATCCTTAATATGGCGATGAGGTACTACTTATCACAAACATTCTGTTTTACTGTTCTTCCACTCATTGTTGGCGCTCACATGTGCTCGCCTTGATTTTCTAGTACATATATGATACACATATTGTTTGTGCATTTGAGGAAAAATGAATTTCACCTTTTCATTCGGTGGACGCTTTCTAGTATATATATGATACACATATTTTAAGGTACTATGTGTTATTATTTGTTGAGCAGGAGTGGTCATATTAGGGATCCGACAAGCATACAGTTGCTTTCTGAAATTTCTCAGGCTCTACATGATAATATGGAATTTACAAATAAGGATGATGATGGGCAAGTGGCACGTTCAGTATCTCGCTTTGTGCACATGGTAACTTTTTAATTTGCTAACGTTCTTTGGTTTGTGATAAGGTTTTTGCCATGATTATGGTTTGTTGAGAATTATCTCTAATTGCTAGGTAGATTATGGAACGGAGATGGAATCCCATTTAGCATTTCTGGTTGATTGCCGAGCAAATTTTGGTAGATTCAACGAGCTTAAGGTTTGTCATTGttttgtttcaattgatttacGATGAAGTATACTTTTCATGAACACGTTACAAATGGCCCTAGAACATCTGATATTGTTCTACAACTAGCGGATGCACCCGTGCATCACACGGGTAAGTTATGGGTAGAGTTAGTGATATATAATTATTCTTTCTTGCAGGAAACTCTCGTTCACTCCAGCAATTCTTTAGCAATTCAATCTTTGAAATGTACTAAGAAAGATCTGAGTTTTTTCAAGTCCTGTGTCACATTTAGCGAAGTCACAATACCTTCTATCTCTGGTCAGAGACAATTTGATCTTTTTCTAGAGACTGCAGAGGTTGGTATGAGTGTTTTTGGCACGTTAAAGTTTTATGTACTTTTTGTACATTTATTCATAGATTTATAGTTTGAATTTTCAGGTTGCATTCTTAGGGGGCTTGGTTTCTCATGTAGATGGTTTGATTGATTCAGGAATTGGCTGTTTGCATGGTAAGTTTATACGTATTGTGATACCGTGTTGTGTGTTTTTGTTTAGCGCTTCCGAAATTCCTGCCTAGCCCCACCTTCCTCCAAGACACACCTCTGATTTTCAAACCTACATTCAAGAGCCTCAATCTGTGATTTGACCATTCATGTGTAAATCATGAACCAATCCCAAGATATTGTGCTACGACAGTTGATAGAACTGGTCAGAAAACTACCTTAATAAATGAACAATTCCTCttgttatatttaatatatgctGTCAATAGTCTTACAACAGAAAACAGTCTTACAACAGAATGGATACAGAGGAAATGAGGAATTACGACAGTGAGATGgaaaagataatatattaaatttatcagAAATGATAACCAAACACAAATTATTAGACACAAATACAACACCATGGataattttgacatttcaaCACTAAAGCAAAGGATAATTTCGTAAAAGCTCACCGTACCCTATTCCTTCTTCCTTCTCCCTTTTCCTTCTTTACGTTTTCTTTCTCTCAACCAGCAACAGtgtttctcttttctctctggTCTACTCTGTCAGCTACCGTCCACCACTACGGTCCTCCCCCGCCACCGTCCACCACCTCCCCCACCACCATCCTCATCGCTAACCACTGCTTCAATCGTCCTCACCATCATCGCAGACCACAGTCCCTTCAATCCGTTCATCACTATCAGGACATCATGCCGCCGGCGACCTTACTTCTCCCTCAAACCGCCGGAATCTGTTGGGATCACTACCGCCCAGATCTGTCCTTGCCGCCGCAGATCCGATCATAACTCACACGATTACAAAAATGAAAGAACAAAAGACGGCAGCGGTGACGATGGCGGTGAACAGTGAGAGAAGTTACGGCGGTGGCTAGAGAAACGACGATGAGTGCCGCTGAACATAGACAAGGATGGCCGGGAGTGATGGTCTTGAAGGAGAGAGAAGGAAaggaaatttaaaaagaaaaagaataaagatGTATAATGCTACAGTGATATATGATGTCTGtattgtgtttgattttttgtgttcACTTATCATTCCTGTAAATTTATTGCTAATCGACTTGCACTTTTCTTTTCCAAGAAGTGTTGTTTTATTTAGCATCATTGTctccttatttttcttttggctGCTTGTATCGGCGTGTTTTTGTATCAGTACTGTGATTAAAGTGCACTGATTATGCCTCCATGGCTTCTTTCTAAAAGAATGTTTATTGTAGTAACCTAAATTGCATTCTTTGTATCCAGAAATAGTTAACTGTTGTTTTGCTCGATCATGTAGGCTTTCGAACTCCAGCTGATGTTGAAGGGCTAGTTTCATCTATTAGAAAGCTGTGTAGCTTCTTAATTATGGTCCCAGGTTAATATTATTTCAACTTTTCACAttgattttattaaaacttaaaaacctCTTTTTTAAGGGAGGTCTCCACTATTATAATCTGTAATAGAAATATCTGTGTACTAGGTCTAGGTCTTGAGATATAGTTTCCTTTTAGCCCCTTCTCATATCTGTCTACTTACAATGATTTGTTCAACTTCTTTGAAGGTAATACCAGTGTACCAGTTACCTACTTCCCTAATAACTTATATACATTGATCAGCTCCCAATCATGGTCAGTTTTCTTTGTGATATATTGCTAATTGAAACATATTctgtcttttttctttccagatCTTGTTTGATGAATGAATTGGAAATCCCCTGCAGGTTTGACCCAAAAATGAGGACACGGATTTTTTCTGctatcttattattattgacaACTTTATCACAAAAGACTATGCCATATCATGCAAACACACAGGTATAGCCTCACCTTCCTTTATGTCGTATTTATAAACTGTGATTAAAAGCAACTTTTAACTTATGatcaaataataatgaaataaaaatgatatatcAACCCCTCCTACATtccaaaattaacaaaacaaatgttgatttttgtaaCGAGTATCAAGGAATGTCATGTCGGTTTCTTGTGCGTCCAAACCTCTGTTGTCAATAGCGGCCTAACGCGGCGCGATCGCGGCGCGGAGCGGCTGAAAACAGCCTAGCGCGTTAGAACGCGACCGCAACGCGCGTTAGGCAAAAGCGGACCTAAACCGGTTTTCGTGGCCGCTTTTCCTGGAGCGGTAGCGGGTCAAATCGCCCGCTTTTCCGGGTCGACCAAAAATTACGAAATTGCCCCTCACTTAAGTGACATTAGTAGggttaattttgtaattttccaAACCCTATTTTCTTCACTTCATTCCATTGCACAAGAGACAGCcgcttcttcttctcctcttctccCAATTCATCGTACAGCAAAAAGGTTCTTCTCCTCTTCTCCCATTTCATCGTACAGCACCTCTTCACTTCATCTCTTCACctcttcacttcacctcttcACTTCATCTCTTCACTTCATCTCTCAGCTGCTCATCTCTTCACCTCTATTAGGTTTGTTCTTccatccatttttatttttattttattttttttttcgtttttgttcaatctttcattttttttttgttcttgtttttgttcttcCTGTTTTTTATAGTTATGGCAAGTAGTTCAACAACACCACCATCATCTAATGCCAATGATTCTTCTAATGCTGCCCAATCCATTGCTTCCTCTGTTGAGCTGTTCAAACCATCCCTTCCTGACATAGGATGGAAGTATAACAGTTTAAAAAACAAGAGTAATATTAAAAAAGTCACGTGTGATTATTGTTTGTTGGAGTCCACTGGAGGAATTTCTAGGGCCAAACAACATCAAGGGGAAAGGGGAAAGCAAGGGGAACAAGTTTCtaaaggaaaaggaaagaaagtggtAATAGTTGACGAATATGATCCTGAGTTTATTACTGATTGGGGggatgaagaaaaagaggaagaagaggaagaaaatgaagagaaagagGATGAGGCAGAGCACATGAATGATGGTGAAAGTGGAAGTTATGATGAAGATTTCCATGATTATTGAATTCGAAGTTTTATTTCATGTTTAGTACTTTTGTTACTTTAAGCTTTAGAGGCTTAAAGTGTTTGCTACCTtgaattttattagtatttctTGCAAGTATGTTCTTATGTTTTGCCTAAGAcatgttttatttcaaattatgaattgagtaatatttaagttgttttagtatttctttttcaacattatagtattttagtattaaatatattagtgtccGCGTCATGTAAAAGCGCCCGCGTTGCGCCCGCATACCGCGCCGCGTCAATTTTTGGGGTGGCCGCGTCGCGCCGCGTTTCCGCTTTGACAACAGAGGTCCAAACTCCAGAGTAATGGGTATAATTTATTTGGgttgttgaagaaaaagaacaaacgATTTTGACCTGTTTATTATACAAAAACACTAACCATTAAACCCTTATTTCTACTAAATACCATATATGCCAGAGTCTTAATCCTATTAAATAAGGTGGCAAATATTGAAATGTAAAGAAATATGGAAACAAATCATAGGGATATAATCTAACTATTCTAAATTATTCTAAGCTTGTGTTTGGATAATgcatttgaaaatttcaaagaaTTTAAATTCTAAGAGATTGAATTGATTCAGTTCAATTCCATTAATTTACAAAATGCCTTGTTTGAATAAAGTAATTTAAGTGCCTTCATTTACATAATTTATTGTTTGTAGTTGTATTATTTATGTATCATAACTTCCAGAGGATtccctttttttcctttctagaTACCAGGCAACGACATGTTATACTATGGGGATTTATCTTACAAGCAAGAACTTGTTTCTTTGTCTAAGGTTGTTCTTGAGAACCTACTTTTCGCCGTTCAAGAAGAACCTTCTCAGGTATTTCCAGTGTGGTTTAGTTAACATTGTTTGgtttatttaacaaattttaatttgtacTGATTTATTATGCTAAATTGAAGGCTGCTCGAGGAAGTATGGCACTTGAAGCTTGCAATTGCATTGCATCATCTTTTCTGGTAAGATGTCATATAATTGTTTGTGTTCAGCTTTCCGTTTAACATTTGTAATCAATCTATTTATTAGTGATGTGGGTAAAATTAAGAAGCAAAAAGGAggataaaagtttaaaattagtTCTACTTTAGTGTCTCTACCATAACTAATGTGTGATTTGGGTCCTTCAATATTGTACTTTAGTGAATGATCATTTAACTTGAATATTTACCTCGTTGTATTCAGCActttttgattaataaaatgagtttgaTAAAAGAAAGTACTCTACGAAAAACTTGCTCTAAGCTTTCAAACTATCGTTTTCTATTCAAAATGTTCACGTATTGATTAGATTGATTTGTAACATGATCTAGCGAGATATGGAACATATCTTTGATATGTTATTCATTCTTTTATAGCATAATCCGGCTACTATGATGTTGATCAATCCGAGTTAAACTCGCCATACTATGTTGTCATCACAAATTTAAAATGAACCATAACAGTTTGACACGTGATGTTTCTTGTTTGGCAGCTAAGCAATGAATTATCCTCTACTTGCCTTAAACTGATTGGAACAGCTAAGTCATGTTTGAGTGCCCAAGACAGATGCCTCCAGTCAACCATTCAACTTGTAAACAAGCAATTGCCAGATTTTGCTAGGACCATGTCAACTTCTGTTTGAGTCATACTTCTGTCTTCCCCTCTTTATTTATTAAGGGAAAGAACCATCATTGGTATCGAGGTTTTTGAATCGATATTGTTCGTGAACTTCTAGTTTAGGTTTGATGGGAGTGGCCTTGTAATCTTAGTGACATTATTGTGTAGTTCTGTATACAAAACCTATATTGTAACATGAATTTAGTTTTGGTTGTTTCATCTCCAAAAATATTCGTCTGTGTGCGAGTGGGCGGGCGCACTTATGTGTCTGGGTGCGCCTGCCTGCGcgtgtgtgtttgtttgtgttgtgtgtgtttGTGGGATTTGTTAACGTACTTCCACCCATTTTCAGAAGGAGCATATTGGGAGGTTATAActcattttttaatgaatacgTTATCAAGTTAAATACATTGTGAGATAAACTTGATAAACATTTGACCGAATTAAAAAATGGTAGCATTTATGGCTTGAATCTTGATATAGTTTTTAAATGACCCCTACAATTAATAAATCCTGAATTAATACAAGTGTCTAATTTTTTCTTCCTACAAGCTACTTCCACAGAAGGTAATCAATCATATTAGAAGTATGAACACAAAATATTAGTTCATATTGcagaaaaataatttcttatgttagacctaaccaCTGTTTTCGTATAAGTGTTTGAGTTTGGATATGAACTCAAGGTTCCGTattgtatttcaattttatttttgttgagaggatcattaattcatttttttaagtaCCAAAAGATACAGAGTCAgaataaacataaatataaaatataacatgatctattcaaaaaaaaaaaatataacatgacgATGTTATGAGATGTTATTTACAAACATGTCTTTATCTCTAAAA is from Medicago truncatula cultivar Jemalong A17 chromosome 1, MtrunA17r5.0-ANR, whole genome shotgun sequence and encodes:
- the LOC11432772 gene encoding VPS35 endosomal protein sorting factor-like isoform X3 is translated as MHLEELDDPQKFADEGVKVITWQDYVSRLQELKDEITRSWLADDRVTSLKLSIKVAKLLVDTSVSEFYPTLFVLVTDIMDMIGDLVWKRIKQKAEFTEDGTLLCNLAENFEASSICADAKETCYNWFSKIGAVQDLLPRIYLEMALLPCWRFLLDQPTDSLQRLVMMTRGLGDPVASAYCRLYMAHCAQKLPSHDIGYLVTCVNDLRVILTQALAANESTLGHFKNNKKLQISLMEPTIEYIMKCIFSGLSQRRVNEVLSELGLLKNQKNFETVPCVSVVLHHLLKELPIEVVSSNVVNILHLIEFNKDTSFHQHLNYRLLGFRLYEGKCPVNIVNAVLDKVMQIIVPYESLDEYLSVVDAYVDLILQNHMNNHLDIILRGISERASNGGITVDEMSSLQSLLMKLLSHFECLEDVFCLNHFPEILDVMHGKSQDVVFLYILNMAMRSGHIRDPTSIQLLSEISQALHDNMEFTNKDDDGQVARSVSRFVHMVDYGTEMESHLAFLVDCRANFGRFNELKETLVHSSNSLAIQSLKCTKKDLSFFKSCVTFSEVTIPSISGQRQFDLFLETAEVAFLGGLVSHVDGLIDSGIGCLHGFRTPADVEGLVSSIRKLCSFLIMVPGNTSVPVTYFPNNLYTLISSQSWFDPKMRTRIFSAILLLLTTLSQKTMPYHANTQIPGNDMLYYGDLSYKQELVSLSKVVLENLLFAVQEEPSQAARGSMALEACNCIASSFLLSNELSSTCLKLIGTAKSCLSAQDRCLQSTIQLVNKQLPDFARTMSTSV
- the LOC11432772 gene encoding VPS35 endosomal protein-sorting factor-like isoform X2; translation: MEFRSRDYRTEKESHALPRLRADAHPLSPPPPLLQQVNVVVDAGNADFFDPLRGGINNDAEANPPEPGNLNEVAGDPPMKEWTSFRRLLMQRFPVSKMVSLSSMPDVLMRSGKSHDKSSTSMHLEELDDPQKFADEGVKVITWQDYVSRLQELKDEITRSWLADDRVTSLKLSIKVAKLLVDTSVSEFYPTLFVLVTDIMDMIGDLVWKRIKQKAEFTEDGTLLCNLAENFEASSICADAKETCYNWFSKIGAVQDLLPRIYLEMALLPCWRFLLDQPTDSLQRLVMMTRGLGDPVASAYCRLYMAHCAQKLPSHDIGYLVTCVNDLRVILTQALAANESTLGHFKNNKKLQISLMEPTIEYIMKCIFSGLSQRRVNEVLSELGLLKNQKNFETVPCVSVVLHHLLKELPIEVVSSNVVNILHLIEFNKDTSFHQHLNYRLLGFRLYEGKCPVNIVNAVLDKVMQIIVPYESLDEYLSVVDAYVDLILQNHMNNHLDIILRGISERASNGGITVDEMSSLQSLLMKLLSHFECLEDVFCLNHFPEILDVMHGKSQDVVFLYILNMAMRSGHIRDPTSIQLLSEISQALHDNMEFTNKDDDGQVARSVSRFVHMVDYGTEMESHLAFLVDCRANFGRFNELKETLVHSSNSLAIQSLKCTKKDLSFFKSCVTFSEVTIPSISGQRQFDLFLETAEVAFLGGLVSHVDGLIDSGIGCLHGFRTPADVEGLVSSIRKLCSFLIMVPGNTSVPVTYFPNNLYTLISSQSWFDPKMRTRIFSAILLLLTTLSQKTMPYHANTQLWQVVQQHHHHLMPMILLMLPNPLLPLLSCSNHPFLT
- the LOC11432772 gene encoding VPS35 endosomal protein-sorting factor-like isoform X1, with product MEFRSRDYRTEKESHALPRLRADAHPLSPPPPLLQQVNVVVDAGNADFFDPLRGGINNDAEANPPEPGNLNEVAGDPPMKEWTSFRRLLMQRFPVSKMVSLSSMPDVLMRSGKSHDKSSTSMHLEELDDPQKFADEGVKVITWQDYVSRLQELKDEITRSWLADDRVTSLKLSIKVAKLLVDTSVSEFYPTLFVLVTDIMDMIGDLVWKRIKQKAEFTEDGTLLCNLAENFEASSICADAKETCYNWFSKIGAVQDLLPRIYLEMALLPCWRFLLDQPTDSLQRLVMMTRGLGDPVASAYCRLYMAHCAQKLPSHDIGYLVTCVNDLRVILTQALAANESTLGHFKNNKKLQISLMEPTIEYIMKCIFSGLSQRRVNEVLSELGLLKNQKNFETVPCVSVVLHHLLKELPIEVVSSNVVNILHLIEFNKDTSFHQHLNYRLLGFRLYEGKCPVNIVNAVLDKVMQIIVPYESLDEYLSVVDAYVDLILQNHMNNHLDIILRGISERASNGGITVDEMSSLQSLLMKLLSHFECLEDVFCLNHFPEILDVMHGKSQDVVFLYILNMAMRSGHIRDPTSIQLLSEISQALHDNMEFTNKDDDGQVARSVSRFVHMVDYGTEMESHLAFLVDCRANFGRFNELKETLVHSSNSLAIQSLKCTKKDLSFFKSCVTFSEVTIPSISGQRQFDLFLETAEVAFLGGLVSHVDGLIDSGIGCLHGFRTPADVEGLVSSIRKLCSFLIMVPGNTSVPVTYFPNNLYTLISSQSWFDPKMRTRIFSAILLLLTTLSQKTMPYHANTQIPGNDMLYYGDLSYKQELVSLSKVVLENLLFAVQEEPSQAARGSMALEACNCIASSFLLSNELSSTCLKLIGTAKSCLSAQDRCLQSTIQLVNKQLPDFARTMSTSV